DNA sequence from the Streptomyces tsukubensis genome:
TGTCGGGCCACGGCCCGGCCGAACGGGGCCATGAACCGCCGGAGCTGCACGAGGCCGACGAACGGGTCGGCGCCCTCTCCGTACCCTTCGGCAAACAGCAGCGGCCGCTGCCCCGGGTGATCGCCGGTGATCTGGCCTGCGTCGCCAAACTGGGGCGGGCCGGAACCGGCGACACGCTCTCAGCCAAGGACGATCCGCTGCTGATGGAGCCGTGGCAGATGCCGGACCCGCTGCTTCCGCTGGCGGTGCGGGCCCATAGCAAGGCGGACGAGGACAAGCTCTCGCACGGGCTGAACCGGCTGGTCGCCGAGGATCCCGCGATGCGTCTCGAACAGAATCCGGACACCCGTCAGGTGGTGCTGTGGTGTCTGGGCGAGGCCCATGCGGATGTGGCGCTGGAGCGGCTGCGCACCCGGTACGGCGTCGAGGTGGACGTGATTCCCCACCAGGTGGCGCTGCGGGAGACCTTCGGCGGCGCGGCTTCGGGCCGGGGCCGCCATGTGAAGCAGTCCGGCGGTCACGGCCAGTACGCGATCTGCGAGATCGACGTCGAGCCGCTGCCCCCCGGATCCGGAATCGAGTTCGTCGACAAGGTCGTGGGCGGTGCGGTCCCCCGCCAGTTCATCCCCTCCGTCGAGAAGGGGGTAAGGGCCCAGGCGGCGCGCGGGGTGACCGCCGGATATCCGCTGGTCGACATCCGGGTCACCCTCAGGGACGGCAAGGCGCACTCGGTGGACTCCTCGGACGCCGCCTTCCAGACCGCGGGCGCCCTCGCCCTGCGGGAGGCGGCCGCGGAGACGCCGATCCACCTGCTGGAGCCGGTGGCCGAGATCCGGGTACTGGTTTCGGACGAATACGTCGGCCCCGTGATGAGCGATCTGTCGGGGCGGCGGGGACGGGTCGTGGGCACCGAGCAGTCCGCGGGCTCCCGGACCCTGGTACGGGCCGAGGTGCCCGAGATCGAAATCGGGCGGTACGCGGTCGATCTGCGGTCCATCTCGCACGGCACGGGCCGGTTCAGCCGGGCGTACGCCCGGCACGAGGCGATGCCGCAGCAGGTGGCCGACCGGCTGCGGCAGGAGAGCAACGGCGGCGCGTAGCGCGGGCGCTCCGGCCTGCCGTCCCCACCGGAACGGGGCGGGGACGGCAGGCCGGACGGCGTACGGAAGGGCAGCGGGGAAGGCACCGGGCGGCCGGCCGGCTGCCGGGCGGACCCGGCGGCGGCTCCGGCGGACGGTTCCGGCCGATTCCGCGCTCCCGTGACGAAGCGCCTACGCCCCGGATACGCTGAGGTGCCCAGTTCAGCAGGTGTGCGGAGCAGGGCAGTTGGGAATGAGCCGCGGCAGGCGGCGGCGACCGGGGCGATGGGGGCGGCAAGTGGCGGACGGATTCGACTTCAGTCCCGGGGCTCAGGTCCCGATCCAGGGCTCGGCGGGCCAGACGGCCGCGACCAGCGCCCTGGCCTCGGCGGCGTACCGCGACAGCCCGGTCGAGCAGATCCTCGACGCCAACAACGAATGGCACAAGTCCGATGTGAAGAAGGGGAAGTTCTCCCTCTTCGAGCCCAATCTCGGCGAGGCGTTCTGCCGGGCGGTGCAGGCACGCACGCTCGGCGGTGCGCGCGGTCCGCTGATCCAGTCCTTCGGCACCGACGCCCGGATGATCGTCGAGCACTGTCTGGCCGCCAGCGGGCTGCGCAAGGAGCGCGATGTCAAGCTGACGGTGATCACAGCCGTCTGCGGACTGCTGTTCCTGCCCGGGATGCTGCTGTGGATGGGTGTCTTCCAGCTCCGCCGTACGCTGGCCGGTTCCCAGGACAAGAAGGCCGGAGCGTTCGGCACGGCCCTGCTCGTCGCCATCGCCGCGGTCGCCGTGATCTTCCTGGTCAAACTGCCGTTCGCCGGATTCCTCGGCTACTACGTCCGCGGAATGATCATCGCTCCGGTGGTCGGCTGGTTCCTGGCCAAGCGGATCTGCGAGAAGTCCGCGGTCGATATGAGGTCCCGCTGGGACGGCCTGCTGTCGGGCGGCGGAATCGCGGCGAAGGTACCGGAGGCGGTGCCCGGGAACCCCAACGAGAAGGGGCGCGAGGAGCTGCGCCAGGGGCTGGAGAAGCTCTCCGCCGAGCAGCTCGCCAACTCGGTCTTCTACGCGGGCCCCAAGGGCATACTGGGCATGGGCACCCGCTGGGGCAGCTGGCAGATGGCCGAGGAACTGGTCTCCCGGGATCCGGCCAAGGAGATCAACCAGTTCCGTAGCTGGGACGTGATACGGGCGATCCACGACAAGCTGAAGCTGCTGGAGCGCGGCCCGCTGAACTCGGGTGGTTTCCCGACCCCTTCGGTCAAGCACTGGATCGTTTCGCCGGTCGCCGAAGGCGCGGGCGGAGTGTCCCGCCCCGAGGGCCAGGAAGTGGAAGCCTTCCAGGTCAAACCGCACGAGATACAGCGGATCTGCAACCACCAGCAGTTCAGCGGGGGCAACCGGCACTATCTCGGAGTGCAGTTCGTGCTCTGGGACGGCCAGCTCGTGATCACCATGATGATCAACGTCACGGTGCTCCACGAGACGCTGCGCGTCGAGGTGACCGGCCATGCGCTGGGCCCGGTCCACGGACTGTTCACCACCAAGTCGTCGCCCAAGACGAAGACCGTGAACAAGACGATCCGCTTCTGGGAGACCCGCGATATCGTGCTGCCGCTGGTGGAGGCGAAGGAAGTGGTCCGGCTCGCGGTCCGGGCGCCCTTCACCTGGTATCCGCCGCTGCTGGACTTCCTCGGCGGCAAGCTGGCGCTGCCCGAGCCGTTCGGACTGCGGCACGCCTGGGCGGAGCAGCCCTGGCGGCACCGGTTCATGGCCGACGACGCGATGCGCGCCGCGACCCCGGTACTGCGGGTCGCCCATGCGGCGGCGCTGAGGGTGCTGGAGGAGAACGGCGTGGACACCGACCGCTTCGCCGGCCGCTCCATGGCGGTCAGCGGCGCGGTCCAGGACCCGTCACCGCGGAAGGCCGACCTGTACGACGCGTGATACGGCTTCGAGGGGGCGCGCCGGGTTGCCCGGCGCGCCCCTTCGGCTCACTCGCCGCCCTCGGTGCCGCGGCACCGGGTGCGTGGGCTCAGGCGGGCCAGGCGGCGGCGAGCATCGCGCGGGTGTCCGCGAGGAGCTGCGGCAGCACCTTCGTATGCCCGACGACGGGCATGAAGTTGGTGTCGCCGCCCCACCGCGGCACGATGTGCTGGTGAAGATGGGCCGCGATCCCCGCACCGGCCTCCACGCCCTGATTCATCCCGATGTTGAAACCGTGCGCGCCGGACGCGGCCCGCAGCGCGGTCATCGCGTGCTTGGTGAGGAGCGCCAGCTCCGCCGTCTCGGCCTCGTCGAGGTCGGTGTAGTCGGCGACGTGCCGGAACGGCACCACCATCAGGTGCCCGCCGTTGTACGGATAGAGGTTCAGCACCGCGTAGACCGCCGAACCGCGGGCGATGATCAGCCCGTCCTCATCGGATTTGCCGGGAAGATCGCAGAACGGGCAGCCGTCGCCCGCTTCGGGCCCGCTCGGCTTGTTCTCGCCCTGGATGTACGCCATCCGGTGCGGCGTCCACAAGCGCTGGAACGCGTCCGGCGTCCCCACCCCGATCTGCTGTTCCGGCTCGTTCGTCATGCTGTGCAGCATATGGCGTGGCCGGTGCGCCGCGTGTCGCCGGGGGCGGTCCCCGCGGTCTTGGCGATGCTGGTGCGGTGAACCCCCCGAGGACCTCAGGCCGCGACGGCGATCCCCCCGAGAATGACCCGAACGGCGCGAACAGCGCGAACGGCACAGACGGCACGGACAGCGATCAGGCCGCGGACCGTGAGGACCGGATGTGGCGCTGGCGCCGCCGGACCGAGGTCCCGCTCTTCGTCGCATCGACGGTGTTCCTCGGCTGCTACGCGGTACGGATCCTCGACGACGATCTCCCGCAGGGCTGGCGGGACGCCCTGCTCGCGGTCACGTACACGACTTGGGCGATGTTCGTGGCCGACTTCGCGGTCCGCTGGCGGATCAGCGGCCGCGGCCTCTCCTTCGTCCGGACGCACCTGCTGGACGCGATCGTGGTGGTGCTGCCGCTGCTCCGTCCGCTGCGGATCGTGGAGATCTACGATTCGGTCCAGCACCGCCACGAGCACGCCCGGCTCTCCCTCTATGCGCGGGTGATGTCGTACGCGAGCATGACGGCCGTGCTGCTCGGCTTCGCGGGCGCGCTCACCGTGTACGCGGCCGAACGCGGCGCCCCGGGGGCCACCATCAGGACCTTCGGGGACTCGGTGTGGTGGGCCTGCTCCACACTGACCACGGTGGGGTACGGGGATGTGACCCCGGTGACTCCGGAGGGCCGGACGGTGGCGACGTTCATGATGGCCGGGGGGCTGGCGCTGCTGGGCGCGGTGACGGGCTCGTTCTCGTCCTGGCTGATCCAGAGGTTCGCGCTCGACGAGGACAGAAGGCCCCCGGGGGGACTCCCCGGGGGCCTCGGCTGAGCGGAGCGCGCGCGGCCGCGCGGCCGGATCAGACCTGGACGCGGTCCGACACGACCTGCGCCAGCTTCGCCAGCGCCTGCTCGCGCGGGATGCCGTTCTCCTGGGAGCCGTCGCGGTAGCGGAAGGAGACCGTCCCGGCGTTCATGTCGTCGTCACCGACGATGATCATGAACGGCACCTTGAGCTTCTGGTGGGTCCTGATCTTCTTCTGCATCCGGTCGGACGAGCCGTCGACCTCGACCCTCAGCCCGAGCTTCTTGGCGTCGGCGGCGAAGGTGTGCAGATAGTCGACGTGCGCGTCACCGACCGGGATGCCGACGGCCTGCACCGGGGCGAGCCACGGCGGCATCGCGCCCGCGTAGTGCTCCAGCAGCACCGCGAAGAACCGCTCGATGGAGCCGAACAGCGCCCGGTGGATCATGACCGGCCGCTGCCGGGAGCCGTCCGGGGAGGTGTACTCCA
Encoded proteins:
- a CDS encoding HIT family protein, producing the protein MLHSMTNEPEQQIGVGTPDAFQRLWTPHRMAYIQGENKPSGPEAGDGCPFCDLPGKSDEDGLIIARGSAVYAVLNLYPYNGGHLMVVPFRHVADYTDLDEAETAELALLTKHAMTALRAASGAHGFNIGMNQGVEAGAGIAAHLHQHIVPRWGGDTNFMPVVGHTKVLPQLLADTRAMLAAAWPA
- a CDS encoding potassium channel family protein, producing MNPPRTSGRDGDPPENDPNGANSANGTDGTDSDQAADREDRMWRWRRRTEVPLFVASTVFLGCYAVRILDDDLPQGWRDALLAVTYTTWAMFVADFAVRWRISGRGLSFVRTHLLDAIVVVLPLLRPLRIVEIYDSVQHRHEHARLSLYARVMSYASMTAVLLGFAGALTVYAAERGAPGATIRTFGDSVWWACSTLTTVGYGDVTPVTPEGRTVATFMMAGGLALLGAVTGSFSSWLIQRFALDEDRRPPGGLPGGLG